The Bradysia coprophila strain Holo2 chromosome X, BU_Bcop_v1, whole genome shotgun sequence genomic interval GCCTAAGTCATTTGCCTGAACGTCTACTTCTGTTTCGTCATGACTACACCAGCTCCAATGTATTACAGTTGGTGAATGCAGCGTCGGAAATAACTGACGAAACGCTAATCGAAATAGTACTAACCGCAACACGTAAGTATCGTTGTTTTCACTAAATGTTTAAACTTTGGTGTACTAATAGTGCAATAAGTAACATTTACCGCAGCTCTAACCTATGCAAACAATCACGATGACATACCAACCATTCGCCCGCACGCATTGGTAGTCCATTCATATAAGACGCCaacattttgtgattattGCGGTGAAATGCTGTTCGGTTTGGTGCGACAGGGACTAAAGTGTGAGGGTTGCAGCCTGAACTATCACAAACGGTGTGCGGTTAAAGTGCCGAACAATTGCAGTCGCAACGATCCAACGAGGCGATTTTCAACGCTACAGCCGCCACGTAGTCCATCGGGCGGCTCGAGTAGTTCATTGATATCTGAGGATCAATCGAATTCCGGTTCTGGTTCGTCGCTGGTAAGAAAAATGGCTCAAATTATCAAAGATATTTGATTTGATGTTGTGGATAGGCTACGGGACGTATCGAGGGTGTCaggttaaaatttcattatcaggctgaatttaatttttacggTCTGGACAATTTTTAGTCTCGCATAAccgacatttttaaattttatgaaatggcGTCCCGTTTTAGCACAACATTTTTcgtattattaaaaaaaaaatcttgaaattcCACTGATGTAATTCATCCGTCCAATGATATTACTTCGTATAGTTACTTAATATCTAAattagttttattttcatactACTATGAATGGTGTTGGGATCTGTGATCTGATCTGGTATATTctagaaaattatattcactttttgtaaaacgtttttttttgttttttttttttttaataaatttttcttttactcacatttttttggtatttttatttgttatacTCTGGAATATATCAGATCTACGAGAAGGATCTATTCCGCTAGTCAATAAGATGGTTCTTTATTTAACACTCAGACCCAGCCATTTTAGTTTAGctaacaaaaacataaatttgtcaAACAGTTTAAGTGGACTATGAGAATTATCCTCATAACGACTTCTCAAACTCGTCTTTTAAAATGCTCATCACATATTGAGCGAAAATCGCGGCGAATCGATTAGAGACAAGAAATCTGCCGTGTTAAGCCGTACCTCATTGATTTTGTGCTTTggagagctttcgaaagctttgatCTTCCTTTGGATTCTATAggagaattgaaatatttcagtggaatacaaaagaatcttAAGGTTCTCGAAAGCTCGAAAGCAAAGACACAAATGCGATACGGTTTTTTTTGGCTTAAGACGGCACAAAGGGTGGGTCTAGTTATGAactgaaatcaatgaaagattAGTTGGATTCACCAATTGGCTTTTTCTAGAGTCGAGCATATCAGATTTTTGATAATCTGACTCCCGTCTTGAGCTATATGAGTCATATCaacgaaaaagaattttttctcttcacCGCGCTCATCTACCCGtccaaaaccattttttgttgttgaatatttgaagaaattctTTATTGAACTCACTTTTGAACTCTGTTGTTCAAACTGACTGGTTGTACCTTGTCTGACTCGATTTCTTTCGTTAATTTGGTTTAACATTCAATGTAGAGTCTGTAGAGCCACCGATACTAACTTAGTCTTATCGCaatgaaaacgaaatctttGACTGAACTGAAAAGTTTGAAACGCCACCTCACTTTCCCTTGGCAAAACGTCTTGGTCCTAACTAAGTTTCCGTTCCTATTAACCAAAAAAGAAACGGTAGCGGCTCTAATGAAAAGCTAAGATGTGCACAGCGTTGAAATTCActgatttattttctatttttaaaatatctaGCAAGTACCACCCAGTACACGACATAGTCGCTCACCATCGTTGACGAGCCGAGGCAACAGTGCAACGGGTCGATGTAAAATTCCACACACATTCGCCATACATTCGTATACTCGGCCAACGGTATGTCaattatgtaaaaaattaCTTCGTGGACTATTTAAGCAGGGTGTCCAATGCAAAGACTGTCATTACAATGCACATAAGAAATGTGTCGATAAAGTGCCGAAAGATTGTACGGGTGAAAATGAGATTGGCTCAAATGACACAAACGATAGCAGTATTAGTAGCGAACGAGATTCATTCTATCGTGACGAATTTGATGACAGTGATCTGGACGACAACCCATATAATAGCAATAGTAAAGGTAACAATGTGCCGCCGGTCAAATTGAATGGTTCATCGACATACCATGATTTGGATATCGATTCACTCGATATTGATGCGGAGCGTTCACGACAATCCAGTTCATCGTCATCGCCAAGCGCGAACATTCCACTCATGCGAATAGTTCAATcggtgaaacacacaaaaCGGCGCAGCGGCCAGGCGATCAAGGAGGGCTGGCTGGTTCACTTCACCAACAAAGAGAAACCAGTGAAACGCCACTACTGGCGCTTAGATTCAAAAGCAATAACTATGTTTGTGTCCGATCAAGGAAGCAAGTACTACAAAGAGATTCCGTTGAATGAGATTTTGACCGTTGACACTGCCAGAAATTTGTCTGGCAACGAGGCGCACTGTTTCCAAATTCGAACAGCGAACATTGACTATTATGTAGGTCAAGATCCATTACTTACGTATAAAGCTGGCGAGCCATTAGTTCTTCCACCACCCGACAGTGGCATTGGAGCGCATCTGGCAAAGAGCTGGGAGACAGCCATTCGTCAAGCGATGATGCCAGTAACTAGTAAGTACAGTATTGAGTTTCATTCACACATTGCGACACATtgatttaaattctaaaaaaaaaacgtttttacgTTTCAAACAGGAACGTCTTCCGAGGCCGAAGAAAATGTGCAAGACATTGGTAAGCTGTATCAAATATTTGCCGATGAAGTGCTGGGTTCCGGTCAATTTGGTATTGTGTATGGTGGATTGCACCGAAAAACGCATCGTGAAGTGGCTATAAAAGTGATTGATAAACTTCGTTTTCCAACTAAACAAGAAGCTCAACTGAAGAACGAAGTGGCCATATTACAAAACATTTCTCATTGCGGGGTCGTTAATTTGGTAAGGTTTTTGTTCCTGTTGTC includes:
- the LOC119081788 gene encoding serine/threonine-protein kinase D3 isoform X2, which encodes MEGPEITFLFQFGNLRDTVTCACSAITLKSLKDMACEFINSKIPENGLSHLPERLLLFRHDYTSSNVLQLVNAASEITDETLIEIVLTATPLTYANNHDDIPTIRPHALVVHSYKTPTFCDYCGEMLFGLVRQGLKCEGCSLNYHKRCAVKVPNNCSRNDPTRRFSTLQPPRSPSGGSSSSLISEDQSNSGSGSSLQVPPSTRHSRSPSLTSRGNSATGRCKIPHTFAIHSYTRPTVCQLCKKLLRGLFKQGVQCKDCHYNAHKKCVDKVPKDCTGENEIGSNDTNDSSISSERDSFYRDEFDDSDLDDNPYNSNSKGNNVPPVKLNGSSTYHDLDIDSLDIDAERSRQSSSSSSPSANIPLMRIVQSVKHTKRRSGQAIKEGWLVHFTNKEKPVKRHYWRLDSKAITMFVSDQGSKYYKEIPLNEILTVDTARNLSGNEAHCFQIRTANIDYYVGQDPLLTYKAGEPLVLPPPDSGIGAHLAKSWETAIRQAMMPVTRTSSEAEENVQDIGKLYQIFADEVLGSGQFGIVYGGLHRKTHREVAIKVIDKLRFPTKQEAQLKNEVAILQNISHCGVVNLERMFENPEKIYVVMEKLKGDMLEMILSSQRGKLSERVTKFLITQILVALKHLHSKNIVHCDLKPENVLLSSDAEFPQVKLCDFGFARIIGEKSFRRSVVGTPAYLAPEVLRNKGYNRSLDMWSVGVIIYVSLSGTFPFNEDEDINDQIQNAAFMYPSSPWKEISSDAIDLINNLLQVKQRKRFTVDKSLLHTWLQDPQTWQDLRQLERQVGIRYLTHESDDARWALAGP
- the LOC119081788 gene encoding serine/threonine-protein kinase D3 isoform X1 — its product is MEGPEITFLFQFGNLRDTVTCACSAITLKSLKDMACEFINSKIPENGLSHLPERLLLFRHDYTSSNVLQLVNAASEITDETLIEIVLTATLTFTAALTYANNHDDIPTIRPHALVVHSYKTPTFCDYCGEMLFGLVRQGLKCEGCSLNYHKRCAVKVPNNCSRNDPTRRFSTLQPPRSPSGGSSSSLISEDQSNSGSGSSLQVPPSTRHSRSPSLTSRGNSATGRCKIPHTFAIHSYTRPTVCQLCKKLLRGLFKQGVQCKDCHYNAHKKCVDKVPKDCTGENEIGSNDTNDSSISSERDSFYRDEFDDSDLDDNPYNSNSKGNNVPPVKLNGSSTYHDLDIDSLDIDAERSRQSSSSSSPSANIPLMRIVQSVKHTKRRSGQAIKEGWLVHFTNKEKPVKRHYWRLDSKAITMFVSDQGSKYYKEIPLNEILTVDTARNLSGNEAHCFQIRTANIDYYVGQDPLLTYKAGEPLVLPPPDSGIGAHLAKSWETAIRQAMMPVTRTSSEAEENVQDIGKLYQIFADEVLGSGQFGIVYGGLHRKTHREVAIKVIDKLRFPTKQEAQLKNEVAILQNISHCGVVNLERMFENPEKIYVVMEKLKGDMLEMILSSQRGKLSERVTKFLITQILVALKHLHSKNIVHCDLKPENVLLSSDAEFPQVKLCDFGFARIIGEKSFRRSVVGTPAYLAPEVLRNKGYNRSLDMWSVGVIIYVSLSGTFPFNEDEDINDQIQNAAFMYPSSPWKEISSDAIDLINNLLQVKQRKRFTVDKSLLHTWLQDPQTWQDLRQLERQVGIRYLTHESDDARWALAGP
- the LOC119081788 gene encoding serine/threonine-protein kinase D1 isoform X3; translated protein: MLFGLVRQGLKCEGCSLNYHKRCAVKVPNNCSRNDPTRRFSTLQPPRSPSGGSSSSLISEDQSNSGSGSSLQVPPSTRHSRSPSLTSRGNSATGRCKIPHTFAIHSYTRPTVCQLCKKLLRGLFKQGVQCKDCHYNAHKKCVDKVPKDCTGENEIGSNDTNDSSISSERDSFYRDEFDDSDLDDNPYNSNSKGNNVPPVKLNGSSTYHDLDIDSLDIDAERSRQSSSSSSPSANIPLMRIVQSVKHTKRRSGQAIKEGWLVHFTNKEKPVKRHYWRLDSKAITMFVSDQGSKYYKEIPLNEILTVDTARNLSGNEAHCFQIRTANIDYYVGQDPLLTYKAGEPLVLPPPDSGIGAHLAKSWETAIRQAMMPVTRTSSEAEENVQDIGKLYQIFADEVLGSGQFGIVYGGLHRKTHREVAIKVIDKLRFPTKQEAQLKNEVAILQNISHCGVVNLERMFENPEKIYVVMEKLKGDMLEMILSSQRGKLSERVTKFLITQILVALKHLHSKNIVHCDLKPENVLLSSDAEFPQVKLCDFGFARIIGEKSFRRSVVGTPAYLAPEVLRNKGYNRSLDMWSVGVIIYVSLSGTFPFNEDEDINDQIQNAAFMYPSSPWKEISSDAIDLINNLLQVKQRKRFTVDKSLLHTWLQDPQTWQDLRQLERQVGIRYLTHESDDARWALAGP